Part of the Paenibacillus sp. JNUCC32 genome is shown below.
GCCTGCTTTGTCGGCAGGTTCCCCGCTCTTTACGTAAGCCGCGATCGCATCATCACTTAACGATTTCATCTTTACGGTCGTCACGCGGTGAGATACCTTGGCCCGACCGGAACGCCGGTCGATGCAAGCCACTCCCGTGTAAACGAAGTGTGCCCGTCCTTGAAGCATGGACAACATCCTTGCAGCATCAGTTTGATCCTCCGGCTTCCCGAGGACATGGTCATCTACGACCACAATCGTGTCGCTTCCCACAATGATACCATCTCCGGGATCATCCGTCAGCTTTCGGAGAACCGCTTCCGCTTTGCGCAGCGCCAGTGACTCCACAATTCGCTCTGGCGACCACCCTTGCGGCGTGTCCTCGTCAGCTTCACTTGGCATAATCTCGAATGGGATACGAAGGGAGGCAATCAATTCCTGACGCCGAGGAGAGGTGGAAGCCAATATAATGCGGCGGTTTCTCTTCTCATTCAAGGGGGATAATCTCCTTTGTCATGTCTTAGAGCCTGCGGTATAACCAGACGGCAGCAATAATGCCGAGCAGACTGAGCAGGCAAAAG
Proteins encoded:
- a CDS encoding Maf family protein, yielding MNEKRNRRIILASTSPRRQELIASLRIPFEIMPSEADEDTPQGWSPERIVESLALRKAEAVLRKLTDDPGDGIIVGSDTIVVVDDHVLGKPEDQTDAARMLSMLQGRAHFVYTGVACIDRRSGRAKVSHRVTTVKMKSLSDDAIAAYVKSGEPADKAGSYAIQGLGATIVEGIEGDYFNVVGLPLSLLSDMLSEMGMDVLTDS